Genomic segment of Dromiciops gliroides isolate mDroGli1 chromosome 3, mDroGli1.pri, whole genome shotgun sequence:
GGCTGAAGGAGAAAAAGCTGCTGAAGGAAGTGATCGCTGTCAGCTGTGGCCCCAAGCAGTGCCAGGTGACTGTTGGTGCCCTCTGCCCCcaggcagccccccccccccccccgcagcgcCCCCCGGGGCAGCATGGGCACACGGCAGGAGCCAGGAGGGCCGGCAGCCCTGACCCCGTCACTCTTCCCCTACAGGAGACCATCCGCACAGCGCTGGCCATGGGCGCTGACCGGGGCATCCACGTGGAGGTGCCCGAAGGCGAGGCGCAGCGTCTGGGGCCCCTGCAGGTTTCCCGAGTGCTGGCCGCCTTGGCCCAGAAGGAGAAGGCTGGGCTGGTGCTGCTGGGGAAACAGGTGGGAGAGCCCGACCCACCttgtccttccctccccaccccttggGGCTCCTGCTGGTCTCCTCCTCTGTGTTTCTCTCCCCTCGCCCTTTCAATACTTAGTTCTCCAGGGTTAGGAATCAAGAAATGACAGGTCTGAGTGTCTGGGGGATGGCCTGTCCTGTGCTGGAGTCCTACAAGAGTAGGGGGAGGAGAAGTCttaggttttgtgtgccaaggaACTCAGCCCTGGGTAGACAAGAGCAGCATGGCCTTGGCAAGGTTCCTTcccctcttggggcctcagtttccctctctgtaaaaggaAGTTGGAGAAGAAGACTTCTAAGGACCCTTTCGGCTCTTAGGCTCCAAGTTCTAGCATTACTCCATCCCCTGGCAATTTCCTACATCTCCCCTCTTCACAGGCCATTGATGATGACTGTAACCAAACTGGACAGATGACAGCTGCCCTGCTTGACTGGCCTCAGGTGAGCCTCTGGGAAGGCAATGCCGGATGTGGGTGATTCCGTTCCCTGAAGTTCCCTGGAACATCCCTTCTACCTCTGTGTGGTGCCCCCCACTTCAGATGCCCTGAAGTCCAAATTGGGCTCTCTGGAACACTATGGGCACATTCTCCTTCCCTGCTCTTCTTCCTGGCTCTCAGGCAGCTCCTGGATTCGTGTCACTTCCTTCCCCCCCAGCTCCCTTTGGAATTCCTGTGGACCCCCCCCATCTCTCCAGATTTCCTGTAACCTCCCAGCTCCCTCCAAACTCCCTGTAACGCTGCCCCCCCCAGCCCTCCCAGGCTTTTTCAACAAcaggctctttcctcttctccagggCACATTTGCCTCAAAGCTCTCACTAGAGGGAGAGAAGCTGAAGGTAGAACGAGAGGTTGATGGTGGCCTTGAGACAATTCTCCTCAAGCTGCCCGCTGTGGTGACTGCTGACCTTCGGCTGAACGAGCCCCGTTATGCCACCCTGCCCAATATCATGGTAAGCAGGGGGCGGGCGCTCCCAGACTCTCAGGCTGGGCTGGGCCAGTCTGAATCATCCCCCCCTGAGTCCTTTCAGATTGACATACACATACCCACGCACATGTGCACGCACACCCATGCACACGTGCACGCGCACACAtgtgcacgcgcacacacacacctaaGCTCACACGCACACACCCCGATTTCTCAGTCCTTTCAGATTTCCACTATCCTCCAGAGAGGGTAGAAGGGACCTGGGAGGCCGGGAATCCCAGCCTCCATCATGCTCAGTCTAGTCTTCCAGCTCCCGCCTCCTCCCGTCTCCCATTGTACTTCCAGAGAGCACCTGTGGTCAGAACATGTGTGCTGAGCTCCGGGAGTCCTTGTGAATCCTCCTCTTCTCAGCGCCCCCCCAACAGAACAGTTCTCATCCCTCTCTGCTCTGCAGGCACTTCCCCGTAGCTACTATTTCTAGACCTAAGGAGATCGAGCACTAAGTGGTTACTGAGCCCTTTGTCGCCCCTGCCTTGTCTCAGAGCAGCTCCCTGGAGTAGGTGTTGTGTATTTGTATTGCCGTTTTACAGACAAGTCAGTCACGTTCCAGAGAGCTTAGGGGcccacagccagtaaatgtcccAGGTACAATGTGAATCTGGGACTCCAGGTTCTGTACTCTATGCATTTCTACCCAACCATCTGCTCCAAGTCAGCTCTCTCCCAAACGTGGGGTGCGCTTATTTCTGCCAGATGCATGATTGGTGTTTGTGCTCTGATGGGATGTTGAAATGGCATGAGGAAGTGTGCCCCAGAGCCTTGGGTCTGGCTCCCACCTGAGCCAGAGGGTGCTTGGTCTGGGATGCTGTCTGGTGACGCTGGGTCTCACTCTGTTGGCACAAGGCTTCCTATGACCCCATCAGTTTCTAAGGGGCTTTGGTTACTTTCTGGGAGCCCCTCAGTGGCTCCCTTGACAGACTGGGGCCCTCCGGCCAGTGGGAAAGGGCCCCTAAGAGGGGACTGGATTTCCAGGTGGGATCCCTGTGGGGAGGGGCATTTGCCCTTCTGCTATCTTGCTGGGAGTATCAAGTCAGCCATCAGCACCCACTGTCCCTCCCAGAATGGTGGCAGAGCCTGGACTTTCCCTTTTAATCCTCCTCCAGAAAGCCAAAAAGAAGAAGATCGAAGTGATGAAGCCTGGGGACCTGGGGGTGGACACCTCCTCCCGAATTTCTGTGCTCAGTGTGGAGGATCCGCCCCAGCGCACGGCAGGGGTGAAGCTGGAGACCACTGAGGACCTTGTGGCCAGATTGAAAGAGGCAGGGCATGTCTGAACTACCCCTCCTCCAATAAATTGGTGGCACTCGTTCCCCCTTTACCTTCTCCTGTCTGCAGCCTCATTGTTGAAATATCTGCTCAGTGGACTTGCCCTTTGGAAGCACCTGGTTCAGGAAGTCTTCTCGAATTCAACATGACTACATCCTCTGCACACATCTCACCACTGATTCACTGGCATTCAGAGGGGTGGCTCCCTTCTCCCTCAGTCTCTTGTGCTACAAACTTCCTGAGCACTTTGGGGCATCCCTGGGACTCAGGCTTTGTTCTGTCACTGGGGAAtccctgaagccagggctggacCCCACTTTGGCCAAGGTTATTCCATGTCACTGATGCCCTCAGGCTTGGTGTTGGCTAGGGCTGTCAGATGGATTGCAGGaagtgtggggaggggagggtggccAGAAGAATCCTGTCACGGTTGTATTCATAAAAGCCTGGGCTGTGTCCCCTGTCTCCATGCCTGCTCCCCACCCAGGAAGCCGCTTGGCTTGTCAGACCCGTCTTGGCTTGAGGAGGGTTGGGAGGCTGGACCTAGCCCTGGCTTTTTGCCTTTGACAACATGGCCACCCAGGGGCCTCAGCCTCTCCAGCAGCTGCTGCTCCTGTTTCTGGGTGAGCACCCCTCCATACCTACCTCCTATGCCCCCATTTAGCTAGACCCCTGTGGGTGTACCTTTGTGTCCCTTCACTGGGAGAGACTTGCTTTTTTCCTGAGGTGTCCTCACAGGAAACCTCACTGTTGGGGGAATTGTTTATCTCAAGGTCCCTAGTTCCAAGACCCTTGTCTATAAGAGACATCTCTGCGTTGTGCCTCCTCGGTGACCCTCTGAGGGAGAGTTTGAGAGATCTTTCACCTGGAGGTCTCTTCTAAGAGTTGAGCCTTCTCTGTAAGGGTGCCTTACCTAGGCTTTCTtctgggaaagggagggggaagcctTCCTGAGAGCCTACCCTGgacctttttttcttgtttgcctTCCAAAGACCTTTATCCccttctctgaggtctcttctcgGTAGGCTTACCAATTATGGGAGAGACGTCTCTCTCAGATCCTTGACTGGGAGAATGTTCCCTAATCCTTGGTATGTAGCCTCCCCACTCCCTAGTGGGGAGTACCTTCTCCCTGTGGTGTAAGAAGCTGCGGCAATAGTGCCCCTACCCTAATCCACTGTCCATCTCCCACCATTcgttcttgttttctttctctctgtctctatctctgcctctctctgtctctctctgcctgcccccccccccttgctctccctctcgctctctcttcctctcgctctctccctctctcactcaaaTAAAACATCCAGTTTCAGGCGTGGGAACATCATCCCCTGCTGCTCTTGGCGGCAGAATATCACCTTCACCACCTTTTCTTGGAAAAGGACACCCCTTCTCCAGTCGTCCTAACGCAGCCCCGAGCGCGAGAGCCTCCCCCGCTACAGACCTGGGCGGGAACGCCTCTCCTGGCAACTCCAGAGAGAGATCGCCGTCTCCTACAGCTCAGGGTTCGAAATCGTCATCCCTCCAAGTCCCTTCTGGGTGGTCCAGCCCGCAGGTTGCTCGGAGTCCCTTGTCGGTGCTCGTGGGTTCTCCCATCTCCCTGCGCTTAGCCCCGGCTCCAGCCCTCGGCCCACCCAGTCCTCTCGTAGTTTGGCGTCGGGGCCCCACAGTGTTGGCAGCTGGAACCCTGGGGAGCGAAGCCGCCCTGCCCAGTCTAGCCCCAGCCTACCGGGCCCGGCTTCGCTTTGACCAGGCCACTGGTGGTCTGGATCTGGAGCAGGCAGAGCTGGCCGACAGCGGGCACTACACTGCGGAGGTGATTCACGCTGGGCGCGAACGGGAGCTGCGGCAGATCACAGTCAACGTGTATGGTGAGGGGGCCTGGCGGGCTGGGGTGGGCGGATACTGGAGCTGACCTCGGTCCctcacctctctgggtttcaggtTACTTGTAAATGAAAGGACTGCACTCGATGGTGTTGGAGGCTCATTCCAGCTTTACCAGTTAAtggtagctgacatttatatagtgctttcggACTTACAAAGCTCTCTATAcactgtttcatttgatccttaagcCTATGCCGATAGGTGCTCTTATTAggattttccaggtgaggaaacaggctgaggttgtcacttgcccagagttactCAGTAAGGcaggagatgagttcaaatcttcctcttatcaacaataagcatttatgaagtacgcACCCCCTCAGGTTCAGTCACCTGGAGTAGGGAGAGGAAGGCGACACCCGGTCTCTGggagttggggagagagagagggatgatGAATGGGGTGCCTAAGTCCGGCTTCCCTCTGCCAAATTTCTTCCGCAGAGCCAGTGCCACAATTAGCGGTGGCGCCCGCGGACCCAGTGACGGAGGAGGGGGCCCCAGAGCTACGGCTGCGCTGCTTGGGGGCTCGGCCCGGCCAAGGCCAACTTAGCTGGAGCCGGGGAGGGCGGCCCCTGGAAGCGGCGAGCGGAGATGATGAGGGTCCGGCCCGGCTAAGGACCAATGGAGTCGACCTGGTCATCGCGCGTCCCAAACGCACAGACCAGGCCAACTACACGTGCCGTGTGCAGAGCCCCTTCGGAGTCAGTGAGGCCACGGCAGCTGTCACCGTCCTGTGTAAGCGAGAGGCACAGTTCGGGGATCGAGACGTCTGGATTCCCAGGAATGGAAGgcgaaggaggaggagagggtgcAGGGCAAATACTTGACCCCCAGGGGGAGGTGGAAGCCGAAAGGGCGAATGTCTGGATCCCTCGCCTGGGGACGGGATGGAGGAGCTCTGGGGGCTGAGGACACCTGGGCCCCGGTGGCCCCGAGGAAACGTGGAGTGGGAAGGGAGTTCCCCCGGGGGTCCCTGGATGTGGGGTGCAGCTCAGGGGGTCGGGACGCCTGAGTCGGGGAAGAAAGACCCTATCGTCCAAAAATGAGAACAGTTGGGTGCCGGAGGAGTCTGGGTCGGGGGTGCTGATCCAGGGCGAAGGTTCGGGGAAGACGCTGATGTCTCGCCTGTCTGCAGACGGCCCGGATCCTCCGGTCATCACCGTCTCCTCGGACCGGGACGCGAGCCCAGCCCACTACGTCTTGGTGGGCAGCAATGTGACTCTACGCTGCGATGTCGCTTCCAGGCCCCCAGCCGAGTTGTCCTGGAGCCTGGCGGACCCAGGAGAGGCTGCTGTGCCTGCGGGACCCAGACTCCTCCTGCCCGGCGTGGGGCCAGCCCACACCGGAACCTACGCCTGTCTCGCGGCCAATCCACGCACAGGACTTCGGCGCCGCGGGCTGCTCAACCTCACCGTGGCCGGTGCGGACCCGGGTCCGGGGGAAGGCCGGGAGAGGGGAACGGGGTTCTCAGAGGAGACAAGGGTGAAAATGGGGAGGTATGGAGCACTGCGGGGAAGAGGGGATGGGCGGGGCTAAGAGGAAAGGAGGCGGGTCTATGCATGGGAGGCGGGGCTTAGATGAGAGCTTGCTGAAGGGGCGTGCCCCGAGGAGGGGCTTCCCTCCTGACCCCGCCCCTCCCTCAGCCCCGCCTCCCGGCTCTCCGCGCTGCTCCCTGCAAGGCTCCTCGGGTGACCGGAGCCTTCTCCTGGGCTGCACGTGGCCCGGGGGAGTGCCTGGAGCCTCGGTGCAGTGGACAGGGCTGCCCCCGGACGTCCCCGCGGGCCCTGCGCCAACCTCGCTGTTCGTCACGGTCCCTGCCCGGCCGCAGCTGAGCGGAGTCACCTTCACATGCCTCGGGCGCCACCTCGCGGCCACGAGAAGCTGTAGCGTCACCCCCAGTGAGTGGGGGCGGGACTTCTGCCACCGCGAACCCGAGAGGGGCGGGACTTCCGCCTTTGGCAGCCAGGGCGGGACTTCGCCTCACTAGAGGGACCCTGGGCTGACCGGTCCTAACCCTCAGGGCAAGGAAAAAAACTTTATCTCAGAGGAGGATTTCCTCTTAATTCTTAGAGACGTCCCCATTTACCCCCAAATCGTGGGAGTGGGACTTCCTCTTATGTCTAAGAAAGGCCCTGGACTCTGGGATAGGAGAATTGTCCTTTTCCCAGGGGTCAAGGAGTtgaatttcccatttttcttttaattttagaatTAAGGAGTACTTATCTTTCTACCTTGGGAGACAGGATGGGACTTCCTTTTTCCACCGGTCCACTAGGGAGGGCGGGACTTCCTCTTTACCCCTGGCAAGGGGTGGCCcctggatagagcagtgggcatggagtcaggaaacccagagttcaaatccagcctcagacacttcccagctgtgtcaccttgggcaactcacttcatcctgtttgcctctgtttccccaactGCAAGATGGAGGTGATAAAAGCAGCTATCTCCCCGGGCTGATCAAATAAGTTCAtgtttgtaaagcgctttgcaaaccttaaagctatagAAATGCCACCAGTTTTCTTCACTCAGCTTTTCCTCCTCAGAGGCGCCCCAGGAAGTGCTGCTGAGGCTGGAAACTGAGAAGTCCAGGTCTGGGGAGGCCCTGGTGACCCTGGAGGCCACAGGCTGCCCTCCACCAGCCAGGGTGGCCTGGGCTCGAGAGGGCCGGCCACTGGCTCCCGGGGGCGGGGGCCGTCTGAAGCTGAGCCCTGACGGCCGGAGGCTTCTCCTTGGCAACTTCAGCTTGGAGCACGACGTGGGGAACTACTCTGTTCTGTGCAGTGGGGCCCTTGGGGCCGGTGGGGACCGGATCACCCTCATTGGTCAGTTCCAGAGGCACTCCAGAGTCCTGAATTCCGGCTCTTCCTATTCAGGGACTTGAGTGTCCTGTTTTCAAGGCTCCTGTCCCATCATTGCCTCATGGGTTCTGGGTTCTGGTCCCCATCCCTGCCCTTTCAAGAATATAggcatcttggggcagctagatggtacagtggttaaagccccagccctggattcagggggacctgagttcaaatccagcctcagacacttgacacttactagctgtgtgaccctgggcaagtcacttaagccccattgcctgcaaaaaaaaaaaaaaaaagaatataggcaTCCCGCTCCATCAGAGACCTTCAGTTCCTGCCCCCCTTAGGTGCCTAAGGCCCTAGattcattctttctcctttccttctccaataggACCTTCTGTCTCCTCTTGGCGTCTGCAGCCTGCTGATGGGGCAGCCGTCTTGACATGGGATGTGGAACGTGGATGTGTGGTCAGTGGCTTTGAGGTGCAGGCACGGACAGAGAAACCAGAAGCAGGGGCCACGGGCCTGAGTGGAGGGGCCTGGACATCGTTGCTACTTCTGGGCCCCGGGGAACGCTCAGCTGTAGTGCTCCTGCCCCCTAGTCCCCCTGGGCCTTGGAAATTTCGTGTGCTGCCCACTCTGGGTGGTCAGCCTGGGATTCCTTCATCTGGCCGCAGCTACCAGGCTGGTGAGATTGCGGGCTTGTATGCCTGTATCTGTGAGAAGGACTGGGGAAAACACAGTTGAATACCTGTGGAGTCTCTATATAGGGGAGGTTGGCTGAAACAGCTGATCCCTGGGCCCCATCCTGAATCCAGTCTCCCTGTCTAAATCAGGTCCTGTCCTGGGCCCTGGGGCCATTGCTGGTATTGTGCTCGGCTCCTTGCTGGGTTTGTCCCTTCTAGCAGCTCTGCTGGTCCTGCTTGGATGTTGTGCGTGTCGGCTATGGGGTAAGCAAGGGATGGTTCTGTAGCATCTGAATCGAGATGGGCTCGGGACAGTCAAGTCACAGTGACCAGTGAGGAGGTAGTGGCCAATGGGGCAGGGGCAGATGAGCACCCTGACCAGAGTGAGAAAGTGGCTAAGAAGGTTGGTTAGTGAAgagggagcagaaccagggcCAGTGGGGACTGAACAGCCAAAATACCTTGACCCGTGACAGAGAAGATACAACTTTGGTTAATGAGAAGGGATGACCACTGGGGAAGGAGCAGAGGAGAAACAGGGCCTCTGGGGTTGGATTAAACCATATCTTTGGACAGTAGGAACAGAGAAGAATTTGGGAGACAAAAGGGACCCCAGATTTCTAGCCAATAGGAACAGAGGGAATAGATATCTTATAGCCTGGGATTAGATAGAAGCTCATTTtgactccctccccaccccactccatctCCTTATCTCCCTTGGCCAGTGTCAGGCTGGACTTGCTGGTGGGCAGAGTGGGAGGGTGTGGGGAGATCTGGCCAGCCAGACACACaattcctccctttttctttgctATGTAGGAAAGAACATGAAGAAGCAAAAGCCCCCGATATTCCCCCCTGCAACCTCTACCCCAGAGAAGAACACACAGAATGTAACCCCTGTGGAGGTCCCACAACCTTCCTCCCACGGTTTCTCCACAGAACCCAGTCCAACCTGGGCTTCTCCTGTGAGTAAATGTATCGGGAAGTGCTTGACTGTTCAGAAGGGAGCAGTGAGAccaattttttccccctccacaagatgaAAGGGTGAGACTTGCCACCAAAAAGTAGTATATTGAAGTGGAAGACACCTGGCATAAAAAAGGGGGGGTTGTCTTGCAGTcatgggacctggattcaaatggtAACTCTGCTACTCTACGACCTGTTTTGTGACCTTGGTCCAGTCACTTTCTCTGCACTTCAAGGGTTGAACCAATTAACCCATATGGTTCTAAGACtcccttaaaaacaacagcaGTATGAGGTGGGACTTCCTGTTTCTTCCCATGGTAGGGAAGGACTTCCTTTTCAATTCATAGGGATGGGtggcccatttttttttcttccacaataCAGGGCAAGCCATACTCTTAACAAGATAGGGGCAGGACTTCCTTTTTCCTAGTAGGTGGGGGTGGGACTCCCTGTTTCCCCTTTCTTTACAAGACGGAGGTGAGAATTCCTATTTGTGTTCACCCATGTGGGGCCTAGAACTtcactctccttttcctctctgcctGGACATAACTGGGGAGAGGTGAGGTATGGAGATATAGACAGGTGGTTGATGCACTATAAGACCAGTTCCTCTTCCTTCCTGCCCTAGACCCTGGATTTCAGCCTCCAACCCcacttgctttcttttcttccaggTCACAGTATCCAGCCAGGTCACTTCTGCCAACCCCAAGGGAGTTCACCGAACAGTCCGATCAGCCACTCAGGTGTGAACAGTCACAGCCAGTGTGGGCCTCAAGGACATTAAACTTCCTGGACCCTCTGGAGGCTCAGGAATTCCTGTTTGACGCCAGCAGAGCATAGAGGGTCTTAACTTTGCATGATGAAGCTTCGGAACTCTGTTCTGCACCATGGAAAAGTCTGGGATCTCAAGTAGAGACTTCCTGTCCTGGCATACCAGGGTAGTAGGGCTACCTGTCTTTTCTTACTTGAAGAAAGAAGATATGACTGGGCAAGActtcttttgttcatttcagGAGCAGGGAGTGGCCTTTCTTATGCAAATGACGGACTAATTGGCCATCGGTGGGGCAGGACTTCCTGATTTGGCATGGTGGAGGGGCAAGGCTTCCCATGTGGCTGCTTATAAGTTGGTGGGAGTTTtctggaggtgtgtgtgtgtgtgtgtgagtgagtgtacCTTTGGTGGACAGAAGTGAGGAATTAAACAGCTTTATGGACCTCTGAGTGGGAGAAATTGGGGAGAAAGATATTGGGATTCTCAACCAAGACAAGAGGTTGGAGACTAGATGCCAAGGTCCCTCAAAGAGTGATTGGAGCCCAGTTATCTGGGACAGGGATGCCATAGACAGGGTTTTGGAAAAAGGTGTTTATTGGTGTGACGGTTTCAACACTCCCTATGGTTTGGGACACACTGGGTCCCAGggtccttccccccaccccaccctattttccttcccctccccaccccctcaggACCCTGGGAATGGAAGACGATGTGGATGGGGTCCATGCCCCCCTCTGAGGTACAGTCTCTGCCCCTCCCTGATCCGGCCCACCCCCCAGACCCTCCTTAGCCCTGGCCAGCTCTGAATCATATGGACATTGAGGAAGTGTTTATGTAGCAGATGGTGTTTACAAGTCTAGGACTGGGCCCAGGACTCACCCTCCCTCTGAGTGGTGGTTTTTGGGGGTCTCTAGTGGGACTAGATAGCAGCAGGCCTTCTGTTAGATCCTCTGTCCCTCTGCAAAACCACCACCTCCGGTGGAAACTACAGTTGGGCCCAGGGAGAGCTGGGAGTTGGGTTGGGGGGACTATTGCTGATCACAGTCGCTGGTGGGTGTAGGTACGTGTGGGTGAGGTACAGTCGGCTGACTGGGCTTCAAGCCAAGACTGGAGTGGCTGGAGCTAAAACAGCCGGCAGCCAGTAGACAGGACAGGGACACAGGCAAGCAGCTAAGGGTGGCAGAGGGGTAGGGGATGTAgcactgaggcagacagctgaAGCGGGGGAGGCCACAGCCACCAGCCTGACAGTAGGATGGAAGCACCAGTCGGCCTGGGGGGAAGGCcagaaagtgggggaagggaaatagtATGGGACAGGAGGACACCCAGAAATGTGACAGGCAGCCTTGGTTGTCCGGAGAGGCCCAGAGACGAGATGGTGCCCTCCCCGAGCTTTCCTCTTCACTGGGGCCGAAATCCAACGCAAAGGGGTATGGGGCCACTCCCAACAGGTGAGACAGCTAAAGCTAAGCCTGGTGGTGGGGGCCAGGGACCCCTGCAGCCAGTGCAGCCGCCTAAAGCTGGCATGCAGAGGTGACAGGCAGCCTGTGGCTGGCAGGGGTGACGGGGCTACCCTGAGGGGGTCAGGGGCAACTGGGGTACAGTCAGACAGGTGAACGGGTGACAACGATGGCTGTAGAAACGATGCATAATTTTGCGTTTATCCCTCACAGTGATGGGTTCTCTAAggatctctcctcttcctcctcctctgcccgGGACTCTGGGCCTCCCtcgctggctctctctctctccaggctgCTGGCTCACTCCCTTGCTAGGGCTCCATCTCTGTCAGCCTTGGCTCCTACATGCCTCCCCACCACAGCCAgcccagggcagagaggagggcCAGGGGCCCAGGGGGCCGGGAGGCAGCGTTCTCCAGGGAGCCTGGGCCTGAAGGCAGAAGGGGAGGATGAGGAGAAACAAGGTCAGGAGGAGGGAAGCCCTTCAGCCCACCCTCAGGCCATTTTCTGAGCTCCCTCTGCTTTGGATGCCTTCTCCCCTCTCTGGCCTTTCTTCTGATCTTGGTGGAAATTGGGAGCTTCAGTCCTCCCTGCATCCATTTCTCACCAGGCCGCTGATTCTCCGTATCTCTGTCCTTCACCCTCTCCCGCTGTTTCCGTCTCTCCACCTGTCTCGCTGTTTCCtgcttttctctccccaccccttcttccaCTTGCTCTCTGCCTGTCTTTTTCTCCCGTCGCCCCACTCTGGCTCTTGCTTCTTGCCCTTTTTCTCCATTTGTGCCGTCTCTCTCCACCTCTGGCTCCCCATCTCTAgtcatttcttttgtctttccctgtcttcctcggattctctc
This window contains:
- the ETFB gene encoding electron transfer flavoprotein subunit beta codes for the protein MAELRALVGVKRVIDYAVKIRVKPDKSGVVTDGVKHSMNPFCEIAVEEAVRLKEKKLLKEVIAVSCGPKQCQETIRTALAMGADRGIHVEVPEGEAQRLGPLQVSRVLAALAQKEKAGLVLLGKQAIDDDCNQTGQMTAALLDWPQGTFASKLSLEGEKLKVEREVDGGLETILLKLPAVVTADLRLNEPRYATLPNIMKAKKKKIEVMKPGDLGVDTSSRISVLSVEDPPQRTAGVKLETTEDLVARLKEAGHV
- the VSIG10L gene encoding V-set and immunoglobulin domain-containing protein 10-like, translated to MATQGPQPLQQLLLLFLVSGVGTSSPAALGGRISPSPPFLGKGHPFSSRPNAAPSARASPATDLGGNASPGNSRERSPSPTAQGSKSSSLQVPSGWSSPQVARSPLSVLVGSPISLRLAPAPALGPPSPLVVWRRGPTVLAAGTLGSEAALPSLAPAYRARLRFDQATGGLDLEQAELADSGHYTAEVIHAGRERELRQITVNVYEPVPQLAVAPADPVTEEGAPELRLRCLGARPGQGQLSWSRGGRPLEAASGDDEGPARLRTNGVDLVIARPKRTDQANYTCRVQSPFGVSEATAAVTVLYGPDPPVITVSSDRDASPAHYVLVGSNVTLRCDVASRPPAELSWSLADPGEAAVPAGPRLLLPGVGPAHTGTYACLAANPRTGLRRRGLLNLTVAAPPPGSPRCSLQGSSGDRSLLLGCTWPGGVPGASVQWTGLPPDVPAGPAPTSLFVTVPARPQLSGVTFTCLGRHLAATRSCSVTPKAPQEVLLRLETEKSRSGEALVTLEATGCPPPARVAWAREGRPLAPGGGGRLKLSPDGRRLLLGNFSLEHDVGNYSVLCSGALGAGGDRITLIGPSVSSWRLQPADGAAVLTWDVERGCVVSGFEVQARTEKPEAGATGLSGGAWTSLLLLGPGERSAVVLLPPSPPGPWKFRVLPTLGGQPGIPSSGRSYQAGPVLGPGAIAGIVLGSLLGLSLLAALLVLLGCCACRLWGKNMKKQKPPIFPPATSTPEKNTQNVTPVEVPQPSSHGFSTEPSPTWASPVTVSSQVTSANPKGVHRTVRSATQV